A single window of Penaeus chinensis breed Huanghai No. 1 chromosome 9, ASM1920278v2, whole genome shotgun sequence DNA harbors:
- the LOC125029109 gene encoding histone acetyltransferase KAT8-like — MADDNNTKTSEVNKNDDSSTADKENEPVLLPDGEKKREEREENKNDGDDIQLNIGEQYMVRRADDTWQAAEIIQRRYNDVEMQNEYYVHYDGLNRRLDEWVTKERIDLSELYQRGDKTLTGNDLLNDQTAGRKITRNQKRKHDEINHVQKTYADMDPTTAALEKEHEAITKVKYIDRVQIGRFEIDTWYFSPYPEEYGKAPKLYTCQYCLKYMRLEKTYRYHLSECTWRQPPGRDIYRKGTLSIYEVDGAEHKIYCQNLCLLAKLFLDHKTLYFDVEPFLFYILCEVDKQGAHLVGYFSKEKESPDGHNVACIMTLPPFQRKGYGKLLIAFSYELSKLEGVVGSPEKPLSDLGKLSYRSYWTWVLLEILRDFKGTLSIKDLSQMTSITQQDIISTLQSINLVKYWKGQHVICVTPKLVEEYINSAQFKRPRLTVDPSLLRWSPPKRQQNQRKK; from the exons ATGGCGGACGATAACAATACCAAGACGAGTGAAGTAAACAAAAATGACGATTCCTCCACCGCAGACAAGGAAAATGAACCTGTGTTGTTGCCAGACGGCGaaaagaagcgagaggagagagaagagaacaaaaatgaCGGTGACGATATACAATTGAACATCGGAGAGCAGTATATGGTTCGACGGGCAGACGATACATGGC aggcAGCAGAAATTATCCAGAGAAGATACAATGATGTGGAGATGCAAAATGAATATTATGTCCACTACGATGGCCTCAATCGTCGCCTGGATGAATGGGTAACAAAAGAGAG GATAGATTTATCAGAATTGTATCAACGTGGGGACAAAACACTAACGGGTAATGACCTCCTCAATGATCAAACTGCAGGACGGAAAATTACAAGAAATCAGAAACGGAAACATGACGAAATCAATCATGTACAGAAG ACCTATGCAGATATGGACCCTACAACAGCAGCATTAGAAAAAGAACATGAAGCAATTACAAAAGTCAAATACATAGACAGAGTACAGATAGGTCGGTTCGAGATTGACACATGGTACTTCAGCCCATACCCAGAGGAATATGGCAAAGCACCTAAACTCTATACGTGCCAATATTGTCTAAAATATATGCGACTTGAAAAAACCTACAGATATCATTTG AGCGAATGCACTTGGAGACAACCACCGGGTAGAGATATTTACAGAAAAGGAACTCTTAGCATCTATGAAGTAGATGGGGCAGAACACAAGATCTACTGCCAGAATCTCTGTCTTCTTGCAAAACTCTTCCTAGACCATAAGACATTATATTTTGATGTGGAGCCATTCCTGTTTTATATCCTGTGTGAGGTGGACAAGCAAGGAGCGCATTTAGTTGGTTATTTCTCAAAG GAGAAGGAAAGTCCAGATGGGCACAACGTAGCTTGCATTATGACGCTCCCACCATTCCAGAGAAAAGGCTATGGGAAACTCCTTATAGCTTTCAG TTATGAGCTCAGCAAGCTAGAAGGAGTTGTGGGGAGCCCTGAGAAGCCTCTGTCTGATCTTGGAAAGCTTTCCTACCGATCATACTGGACCTGGGTACTTTTAGAGATTCTACGAGATTTTAAAGGCACGCTGTCCATCAAAGATCTCAG CCAGATGACCAGCATCACACAGCAAGACATAATTTCCACGCTGCAGAGCATCAATCTAGTAAAGTACTGGAAGGGTCAACATGTTATATGTGTCACACCAAAACTTGTGGAGGAATACATTAATTCAGCCCAGTTCAAACGTCCAAGACTAACAGTAGATCCTTCCCTTCTGAG ATGGTCGCCACCCAAGAGACAACAAAACCAGAGGAAAAAGTAG
- the LOC125029004 gene encoding serine/threonine-protein kinase MRCK alpha-like, whose protein sequence is MMGDGQDDAGGGGGSVVTGGGGIGGVGDGTIVEMDVSHSERRLRELEHLFLSGPVLSDGQSYSMETLLDVLLVLFDECTNSSLRREKTVSDFIEYGKHE, encoded by the coding sequence atGATGGGTGATGGACAGGATGAcgctggagggggaggtgggagtgtggtcacaggaggaggaggaatagggggagtcGGGGACGGAACCATCGTAGAAATGGATGTCAGCCACTCAGAGCGGCGGCTCCGTGAGCTGGAGCACCTCTTCCTCTCAGGACCTGTCTTGTCAGATGGACAGAGCTACTCTATGGAGACCCTCCTGGATGTGCTCCTGGTCCTCTTTGATGAGTGCACCAACTCATCACTTCGACGAGAAAAGACTGTGTCAGACTTCATAGAATATG